The genomic segment GATCGTCACCGGTCCTGAAAGCACGGCGTTGGGGGCGATCCAGGCGCTTGGGTCAACCAGTGGCTGGCGCCCCAGGTGTTCGACTCGCATACCGATCTCCCTCCTCACCCGACGGCCAGCGCGGTCACGCCCAGGACCATCGCGCCGGCTGCAAACATGCGGCGACGAACATCGCCCTCCGCCAGAAGACGGGCGCCCATCGCCGTCCCCACCAAAATGCTGATCTCCCGCGCCGGAGCGACGTAGCTGACCGGCGTGAAGACCAACGCGGTCAGGACGAGAATGTATGCCATCGGCGTGAGCAGCGCGACCAGGATGACCTCGCGCCGGTGCGCACGCCACACCGCGCGGACCGCGTCGAATCGGGCGAATGCGACGGGAGCCACGAGGAGGGTCCGCCCAAGATTGCTCCCCCAATCGAGGAGCAGTGGCGGGATGCCCAATACACTCACGGCGCGCTTGTCCCAGAGCGTGTAGGCGGCGATCGTCGCGCCGGTCAGCACGGCGAATCCCACGGCGCGGCGCGCCCCGGCGCCTCGGAGGGCCGCCGGGTTGCCGGCGAGCAAGAAGATTCCCGCGCCCACCAGCACCGTGCCCGCGATGGCGATTGGGGTCGGGCGCTCACCGAAGAACACGATGGCCGCAGCGCTCGACAGCATCGGTCCGGTCCCCCGCGCGAGAGGATACACCAGGGAGAGATCGCCT from the bacterium genome contains:
- a CDS encoding DMT family transporter; the encoded protein is MTPAALGLVLGAAFIHATWNLLAKRVGGGPAFVWLFGSVSSLLYAPLAAAVIFIVRPHIGAVQLLFIVGTAVLHLVYFLMLQGGYRLGDLSLVYPLARGTGPMLSSAAAIVFFGERPTPIAIAGTVLVGAGIFLLAGNPAALRGAGARRAVGFAVLTGATIAAYTLWDKRAVSVLGIPPLLLDWGSNLGRTLLVAPVAFARFDAVRAVWRAHRREVILVALLTPMAYILVLTALVFTPVSYVAPAREISILVGTAMGARLLAEGDVRRRMFAAGAMVLGVTALAVG